The following proteins come from a genomic window of Alkalinema sp. FACHB-956:
- a CDS encoding glycosyltransferase — protein sequence MKIALVHDYLTQRGGAERVFELLCKRFPEADVFTSLYDPQRSIDLSDRLVKTTALQNLPGATKYFRLMAPFYYQAFRSLDLQDYDLIISSSTSFAKAVRKRPDAYHICFCHNVTRFLWDTQTYLREYGDYQNLYPFIEKIFRVMREQDLKYSQEPDLYIANSTTVAQRIQQIYHRNAMVINYPIDTSQFQFSESKDDFYLASARMISYKRLDVIVEAFNWLGWKLLITGDGPERSRLESQALKNVEFLGHVSDAERKQLMSTAKSVVVAALEDYGLVPIEANASGTPVISYGAGGVLDTQIPGQTGLFFRRQTPESLQTALLKSREIRWNYSKIRDHAVQHFSETAFFGQVEKVLNQLPIAA from the coding sequence ATGAAAATTGCACTTGTTCATGATTACTTAACTCAGCGTGGTGGTGCAGAGCGTGTTTTTGAACTGCTGTGCAAACGCTTCCCGGAAGCTGATGTGTTTACTTCTTTGTACGACCCCCAAAGAAGTATTGATCTCAGCGATCGCTTGGTAAAAACAACAGCTCTACAGAATCTGCCAGGGGCCACGAAGTATTTTCGTTTAATGGCTCCGTTCTACTATCAAGCTTTTCGATCGCTCGATCTTCAGGACTATGACTTAATTATTAGTAGCAGTACCAGTTTTGCAAAGGCAGTACGGAAACGTCCGGATGCCTATCATATTTGTTTTTGCCATAATGTAACCCGATTCCTATGGGATACCCAAACCTATTTACGGGAATATGGTGACTATCAAAATTTATATCCCTTTATTGAAAAGATTTTTCGGGTTATGCGGGAGCAGGATTTAAAATACTCCCAAGAACCCGATTTGTATATTGCTAATTCCACCACTGTCGCTCAACGGATTCAACAGATTTATCACCGCAATGCCATGGTGATTAACTACCCGATCGATACCAGCCAATTCCAATTTTCTGAAAGCAAAGACGACTTTTACCTAGCCTCTGCCCGCATGATTAGTTACAAGCGGTTAGATGTAATTGTTGAGGCCTTTAATTGGTTGGGTTGGAAATTGCTGATTACCGGAGACGGCCCAGAACGGAGTCGGCTGGAGTCCCAAGCATTGAAAAATGTTGAATTTCTTGGTCATGTCAGCGATGCTGAGCGGAAACAGCTAATGTCCACGGCTAAATCCGTAGTCGTTGCGGCGTTGGAAGATTATGGCTTGGTGCCGATCGAAGCCAATGCTAGCGGAACACCCGTCATTTCCTACGGAGCAGGTGGGGTACTGGATACCCAAATTCCAGGACAAACGGGGCTCTTTTTCCGTCGCCAAACCCCGGAGTCGTTGCAAACAGCTCTACTCAAATCTCGAGAAATTCGTTGGAATTACTCCAAAATTCGTGACCATGCAGTGCAGCATTTTTCAGAAACGGCCTTCTTTGGGCAAGTCGAAAAAGTGTTGAATCAGTTACCGATCGCGGCTTGA
- a CDS encoding SLBB domain-containing protein gives MHYSSSSQSLSLVLDISTRYIHSRSITLALTSIFSVTASGWMMVLPAQATTGSGWVNQPSRVTPASLGIADDDGYLLGPGDRVRIDFFNVPEFSGEYPVLPNGSVNLPQVGAVVVQGRTLKQASNLIAVRFQSILTRSVVTMGLVAARPISVAIAGEVNRPGSYTVGATDGVPNLTRIIQLAEGSTQAADLQRVQIRRRLPMNPGYDQLITVNLWQLLESGESRQDLRLRDGDSIMIPTASSIDLAKSRQLSAANFATRSSRPLKVAVIGEVNRPGPYTLAEGVNNSNNNGPGSLTPSVTQAIQTAGGITQMADLRNIQIIRLTRSGGEQKVKVDFWKLLKSGDILQDLPIQDGDTISIPTVTSLSESVLPDLGNPSFAPDKITVNVVGEVERPGAISVPPSTPLNQAILTAGGFNRDAVKKSVTLIRLNPNGSVTKRDIPIDLAQGINEAGNPALRPNDIVVVRKSGFASFSQGVGSVLSPFSGIFGFLRLFGIR, from the coding sequence ATGCATTACAGCAGTTCATCCCAATCTCTGTCCTTGGTTCTAGACATTAGTACTCGATACATTCATTCTCGATCGATCACCTTAGCGTTAACCAGTATTTTCAGCGTGACGGCTTCCGGATGGATGATGGTTCTACCGGCTCAGGCTACCACTGGATCGGGCTGGGTCAATCAACCGTCTAGGGTAACCCCCGCATCCTTGGGAATTGCAGACGATGATGGTTATCTCCTCGGCCCCGGCGATCGTGTTCGCATTGACTTTTTCAACGTTCCAGAATTTAGTGGCGAATATCCCGTCCTGCCCAATGGCAGCGTCAATTTACCCCAAGTGGGTGCAGTGGTCGTCCAGGGCCGCACTCTTAAACAGGCATCCAACTTGATTGCAGTCCGATTCCAGTCCATTCTGACCCGATCGGTCGTGACCATGGGATTAGTCGCTGCTCGACCCATTTCAGTGGCGATCGCGGGGGAAGTCAACCGCCCGGGTTCCTACACCGTTGGTGCAACGGATGGGGTACCCAACTTAACTCGCATTATTCAATTAGCCGAAGGCTCCACCCAAGCAGCCGATCTCCAGCGCGTTCAAATTCGTCGCCGTCTCCCGATGAATCCAGGCTATGACCAGTTAATTACGGTTAACCTGTGGCAACTGTTAGAGTCAGGCGAATCCCGGCAAGATCTCCGGCTACGGGATGGCGATAGCATTATGATTCCTACGGCGTCTAGTATTGATTTGGCTAAGTCGCGACAATTGTCGGCGGCGAATTTTGCAACCCGGAGCAGTCGGCCCCTCAAGGTGGCGGTGATTGGAGAAGTTAATCGTCCTGGCCCTTACACCCTGGCAGAAGGCGTCAACAATAGCAATAATAATGGCCCTGGGTCGTTGACGCCTAGTGTGACCCAAGCGATCCAAACGGCTGGGGGAATTACGCAAATGGCTGACCTGCGTAACATTCAAATTATCCGTTTGACCCGATCGGGGGGTGAACAAAAAGTCAAAGTCGATTTCTGGAAATTACTCAAGTCGGGCGATATTTTACAGGATTTACCCATTCAAGATGGCGATACGATTAGCATTCCAACGGTGACATCCTTGAGTGAGAGTGTTCTGCCGGATTTAGGTAATCCCAGTTTTGCACCCGATAAAATTACGGTCAATGTGGTTGGGGAAGTGGAGCGACCGGGTGCCATTTCTGTTCCGCCCAGTACACCGCTCAACCAAGCGATCTTGACCGCAGGTGGGTTTAACCGCGATGCCGTGAAAAAATCCGTCACACTGATTCGACTCAATCCCAATGGCAGCGTGACGAAACGGGATATCCCGATCGATCTAGCCCAGGGTATTAATGAGGCAGGCAATCCAGCCTTGCGACCCAATGACATTGTGGTGGTCCGTAAATCAGGATTTGCCAGTTTCTCCCAAGGAGTTGGCAGTGTGCTGTCGCCTTTCAGTGGAATTTTTGGATTCCTCCGCTTGTTTGGAATTCGATAA